One window from the genome of Oncorhynchus kisutch isolate 150728-3 linkage group LG21, Okis_V2, whole genome shotgun sequence encodes:
- the LOC109866344 gene encoding serine/threonine-protein phosphatase PP1-beta catalytic subunit yields the protein MAESELNVDSIISRLLEVRGCRPGKIVQMTEAEVRGLCIKSREIFLSQPILLELEAPLKICGDIHGQYTDLLRLFEYGGFPPEANYLFLGDYVDRGKQSLETICLLLAYKIKYPENFFLLRGNHECASINRIYGFYDECKRRFNIKLWKTFTDCFNCLPIAAIIDEKIFCCHGGLSPDLQSMEQIRRIMRPTDVPDTGLLCDLLWSDPDKDVQGWGENDRGVSFTFGADVVSKFLNRHDLDLICRAHQVVEDGYEFFAKRQLVTLFSAPNYCGEFDNAGGMMSVDESLMCSFQILKPSEKKAKYQYGGVNTGRPVTPPRTAQAPKKR from the exons ATGGCGGAAAGCGAGCTCAACGTTGACAGCATCATCTCCCGATTGCTTGAAG TGCGAGGATGCCGTCCAGGGAAGATAGTCCAGATGACGGAGGCGGAGGTGCGGGGGTTGTGCATCAAGTCCCGGGAGATCTTCCTCAGCCAGCCCATCCTACTGGAGCTGGAGGCGCCGCTCAAAATTTGTG gTGATATCCATGGCCAGTACACAGACCTGCTGCGGCTCTTTGAGTACGGGGGCTTCCCCCCGGAGGCTAACTACCTGTTCCTGGGGGATTATGTGGACCGAGGCAAGCAGTCCCTGGAAACCATCTGCCTACTGCTGGCCTACAAGATCAAATACCCTGAGAACTTCTTCCTGCTCAGAGGAAACCACGAATGTGCCTCCATCAACCGCATCTACGGTTTCTATGACGAGT GCAAACGCAGATTCAACATAAAGCTGTGGAAGACCTTCACAGATTGCTTCAACTGTTTGCCCATTGCCGCTATAATCGATGAGAAGATCTTCTGCTGCCATGGAG GTCTCTCTCCTGATCTGCAGTCCATGGAGCAAATCCGACGCATCATGAGGCCCACTGATGTCCCTGACACAG GCCTGCTGTGTGACCTGCTGTGGTCAGATCCAGACAAAGACGTGCAGGGCTGGGGGGAAAACGACCGGGGCGTCTCCTTCACCTTTGGGGCCGACGTGGTCAGCAAGTTCCTCAACCGCCACGACCTGGACCTCATCTGCAGAGCCCACCAG GTTGTTGAGGACGGCTATGAGTTCTTTGCCAAACGGCAGCTGGTGACGCTGTTCTCAGCTCCCAACTACTGCGGGGAGTTTGACAACGCTGGGGGCATGATGAGCGTGGATGAGTCCCTCATGTGTTCCTTTCAG ATTTTGAAGCCGTCAGAGAAAAAAGCTAAGTACCAGTATGGGGGAGTGAACACGGGACGCCCTGTAACCCCGCCTCGTACTGCCCAAGCCCCAAAGAAGAGGTGA